Proteins found in one Dehalococcoidia bacterium genomic segment:
- a CDS encoding ATP-binding protein has product MALAADNAAPEATRPAPISPLTHAFVALAGAIGDGVVEVDASGIARALNEVGAGLLPLIDGRDGGIAPPIVFDALAESRERAAPVLREFVAQAPGSRHIRLAAIAQGQTRLVALRDTTEERLLQERLLQSEKMASVGQLVSGVAHELNNPLTGVMGFAQLLLARDLDETTQAQVRTIYGEAERAAKIVQNLLSFARRRKPAKELADVNSLLAQVLELRSYDFAIRNIALDMEMDPRMPRCWVDADQVQQVFFNIVKNAEQAMLEANGGGRLTVRTEGITGTAGAPTGVRISIADDGPGIPPEVQRRIFDPFFTTKEAGQGTGLGLTISYSIIDEHGGRIWAEPSPTGGARFVVELPIGSPEQRGGAAGAPEPAGTTGAAGPAAAMPSRPAYRVLVVDDEESIRLLLRDILEMDGHTVEVGSSGIEAWQLVDASAPFDVIITDMKMPGMDGATFYRELRQKDPALASRIIFITGDTVSPDTRSFLQTVSNPVLSKPFKIGPLREAMDRVTAESKAAAT; this is encoded by the coding sequence ATGGCTCTCGCCGCCGATAACGCCGCACCCGAGGCCACCCGGCCCGCTCCCATCTCCCCCCTCACTCACGCCTTCGTCGCCCTGGCCGGCGCCATCGGCGACGGCGTCGTCGAAGTCGACGCATCCGGCATCGCCCGCGCCCTCAACGAAGTCGGCGCCGGCTTGCTGCCGCTAATCGACGGCCGCGACGGCGGCATCGCCCCACCCATCGTCTTCGACGCGCTCGCGGAGTCCAGGGAGCGCGCCGCCCCTGTCCTGCGCGAGTTCGTCGCTCAGGCGCCCGGCTCGAGGCACATCCGGCTGGCCGCCATCGCCCAGGGCCAGACCCGCCTCGTCGCCCTCCGGGACACGACGGAGGAGCGCCTGCTCCAGGAGCGTCTCCTTCAGTCAGAAAAGATGGCCAGCGTCGGCCAACTCGTCTCCGGCGTCGCCCACGAGCTCAACAACCCCCTCACCGGGGTCATGGGCTTCGCCCAGCTCCTCCTCGCCCGCGACCTCGACGAGACGACGCAGGCCCAGGTGCGCACCATCTACGGCGAGGCCGAGCGCGCGGCGAAGATCGTCCAGAACCTCCTCTCCTTCGCCCGCCGGCGCAAGCCGGCCAAGGAGCTGGCCGACGTCAACTCCCTGCTGGCCCAGGTCCTGGAGCTGCGCAGCTACGACTTTGCCATCCGCAACATCGCCCTCGACATGGAGATGGACCCGCGCATGCCGCGCTGCTGGGTGGACGCCGACCAGGTCCAGCAGGTCTTCTTCAACATCGTGAAAAATGCCGAGCAGGCCATGCTCGAAGCCAACGGTGGCGGCCGGCTCACCGTGCGCACGGAAGGCATCACCGGCACCGCTGGCGCGCCAACCGGCGTCCGTATCAGCATCGCCGACGACGGCCCCGGTATCCCGCCCGAGGTCCAGCGCCGCATCTTCGACCCCTTCTTCACGACGAAGGAGGCGGGTCAGGGCACCGGATTGGGCCTCACGATCTCCTACAGCATCATTGACGAGCACGGCGGCCGCATCTGGGCCGAACCTTCGCCCACCGGCGGCGCCCGCTTCGTCGTCGAGCTCCCCATCGGCAGCCCCGAGCAGCGGGGGGGCGCGGCCGGCGCCCCTGAACCCGCCGGCACAACAGGCGCCGCAGGCCCGGCCGCCGCGATGCCGTCCAGGCCCGCCTACCGCGTCCTAGTGGTCGACGACGAGGAGAGCATCCGCCTCCTGCTGCGCGACATCCTGGAGATGGACGGCCACACCGTCGAAGTCGGCTCCTCCGGCATCGAAGCCTGGCAGCTCGTCGACGCTTCGGCGCCCTTCGACGTCATCATCACCGACATGAAGATGCCCGGTATGGACGGCGCGACCTTCTACCGCGAACTGAGGCAGAAGGACCCCGCGCTCGCCAGCCGCATCATCTTCATCACCGGCGACACGGTTAGCCCGGACACGCGCTCGTTCCTTCAGACGGTCAGCAACCCGGTGCTCTCCAAGCCCTTCAAGATCGGGCCCTTGCGAGAGGCAATGGACCGGGTAACGGCCGAATCAAAGGCCGCGGCGACCTAA